One genomic region from Salvia hispanica cultivar TCC Black 2014 chromosome 2, UniMelb_Shisp_WGS_1.0, whole genome shotgun sequence encodes:
- the LOC125208483 gene encoding probable galacturonosyltransferase-like 9, translating into MIFPPRSGAGFIPAAGVFLILLVLGPCAAIRSFPDAVLAGFSEAPEYRNGVDCPAGSAGPATSCDASLVHVAMTLDSEYLRGSMAAVHSVLRHASCPDHVFFHFIAAEFDSASPRDLTRIVRSIFPSLSFKVYIFREDTVINLISSSIRVALENPLNYARNYLGELLDPCVKRVIYLDSDLVLVDDVAKLWEMELRGNRVIGAPEYCHANFTKYFTDGFWGDPVLSGVFGSRKPCYFNTGVMVMDLERWREGHYRNKIENWMELQRRKRIYELGSLPPFLLVFGGDVEAIHHRWNQHGLGGDNVSGSCRELHPGPVSLLHWSGKGKPWVRLDQRRPCPLDHLWEPYDLYTWRGKKQRLGFLGYSSFLF; encoded by the coding sequence ATGATTTTTCCTCCGAGATCCGGCGCCGGTTTCATCCCCGCCGCGGGGGTTTTTCTaatcctcctcgtcctcggGCCGTGCGCCGCCATCCGGTCATTTCCCGACGCCGTCCTCGCCGGATTCTCGGAGGCGCCGGAGTACCGCAACGGCGTGGACTGCCCCGCGGGCTCCGCCGGTCCCGCCACGTCATGCGACGCCTCATTGGTCCACGTGGCGATGACGCTGGACTCAGAGTACCTCCGCGGCTCTATGGCGGCGGTCCACTCCGTCCTCCGCCACGCCTCCTGCCCGGACCACGTCTTCTTCCACTTCATCGCCGCCGAATTCGACTCCGCCTCGCCGCGTGACCTGACGCGCATCGTCCGATCCATCTTCCCCTCCCTCAGCTTCAAAGTCTACATCTTCCGCGAGGACACCGTCATTAACCTGATCTCCTCCTCGATTCGGGTCGCATTGGAGAACCCGCTCAATTACGCGCGGAACTACCTCGGCGAATTGCTGGACCCGTGTGTGAAGCGGGTCATCTATCTGGATTCGGATCTGGTGCTGGTCGATGACGTGGCGAAGCTGTGGGAGATGGAATTGAGGGGAAACCGGGTCATCGGGGCTCCGGAATACTGCCACGCGAATTTCACGAAATATTTCACGGACGGGTTCTGGGGCGACCCGGTTCTGAGCGGGGTGTTCGGGTCGAGGAAGCCGTGCTATTTCAACACGGGGGTGATGGTGATGGATTTGGAGAGGTGGAGGGAGGGGCATTAtcggaataaaatagagaattgGATGGAACTGCAGCGGAGGAAACGGATATACGAACTGGGGTCGCTGCCCCCTTTTTTGCTGGTGTTTGGTGGTGACGTGGAGGCCATCCATCACCGGTGGAACCAGCACGGTTTGGGGGGCGACAACGTGTCGGGATCGTGTAGGGAGCTGCATCCTGGTCCAGTCAGCCTGCTGCACTGGAGCGGGAAGGGGAAGCCGTGGGTGCGCCTGGATCAGAGGAGGCCGTGTCCGTTGGATCATCTCTGGGAGCCCTATGATCTCTACACGTGGCGGGGGAAGAAGCAACGATTGGGCTTTCTGGGATATTCcagttttttgttttga